The Panicum hallii strain FIL2 chromosome 9, PHallii_v3.1, whole genome shotgun sequence genome has a window encoding:
- the LOC112874515 gene encoding ACT domain-containing protein ACR4-like isoform X2, with protein sequence MAFADGDPSSSSSCSSWDSDDEYQKFIQKMNPPRVTIDNASCANATIIHVDSANKYGILLEVVQVLTDLKLIVRKAYISSDGGWFMDVFNVTNQSGQKIMDESVLEGIKDYIYKSIAPGSCFLPSRRRAIGVEPSSDYTLIELTGTDRPGLLSEVSAVLTNLDCNVVNAEVWTHNERAAAVIQITDRKTGLAIPDAERLGRIKERLRNVFKGRSRDAKTTVAMGITHTERRLHQMMLEDRDYERYDKDRANANPMPMVSVVNWLQKDYSVVTMRCKDRSKLLFDTVCTLTDMQYVVYHGSVDTEGPQAYQEYYIRHIDGSPVNSEAERKRIIQCLEAAIERRVSEGLKLELSTGDRVGLLSDVTRIFRENGLTVTRAEVSTRGNKAINTFYVRDTAGSLVELKTLEAIRQDIGQTVLQVKGHPDHLKSTAQESLTRFLFSSLFRPRSP encoded by the exons ATGG CATTCGCAGATGGGGACCCGTCCTCTTCTTCGTCCTGCTCTTCGTGGGATAGTGACGATGAGTACCAGAAGTTCATCCAAAAGATGAACCCTCCTAG GGTCACGATTGACAACGCTTCATGTGCAAATGCTACAATCATTCAT GTGGATAGCGCCAACAAGTATGGGATACTGCTGGAGGTTGTGCAGGTCCTCACTGATCTCAAGCTCATTGTCAGGAAAGCATACATATCCTCTGACGGGGGATGGTTCATGGATG TGTTCAATGTGACGAATCAAAGTGGGCAGAAGATAATGGACGAATCTGTGCTGGAAGGGATAAAAGATTACATTTACAAG TCTATCGCACCTGGTTCTTGTTTTCTTCCTTCACGGAGGAGGGCCATTGGAGTCGAGCCTTCCTCTGACTACACCTTGATAGAGCTAACTGGAACTGACAGACCCGGTCTTCTCTCTGAAGTGAGCGCTGTGCTCACAAATCTGGACTGTAACGTGGTGAATGCTGAGGTGTGGACACATAACGAAAGAGCAGCAGCAGTCATCCAGATCACTGATAGGAAGACTGGGTTGGCAATTCCGGATGCAGAAAGGCTTGGCAGAATCAAGGAGCGGCTTCGTAATGTGTTCAAGGGAAGGAGTAGAGATGCCAAGACAACAGTAGCAATGGGGATAACCCACACAGAGCGGCGCCTGCACCAAATGATGCTTGAGGATCGAGATTATGAAAGGTATGATAAGGATAGGGCGAATGCCAACCCCATGCCCATGGTCTCGGTTGTTAATTGGCTTCAGAAAGATTATTCTGTGGTCACAATGCGGTGCAAGGATCGATCAAAGCTTCTCTTCGACACAGTTTGCACTCTAACAGATATGCAATATGTGGTTTACCATGGGAGTGTGGATACTGAGGGCCCTCAAGCTTACCAG gagtATTATATTAGGCACATTGATGGATCAcctgtcaattcagaggctgaGAGAAAACGAATCATCCAATGTCTTGAAGCAGCTATAGAACGGAGAGTATCCGAG GGACTGAAGTTAGAGTTGTCAACAGGCGACAGAGTGGGTCTGTTATCAGATGTAACACGCATTTTCCGTGAGAACGGCTTGACAGTCACAAGGGCAGAAGTTTCAACTAGGGGTAACAAGGCTATCAATACTTTTTATGTCCGTGACACAGCAGGGAGCTTGGTTGAGCTGAAGACGCTAGAAGCAATAAGGCAGGATATAGGGCAGACCGTGCTTCAAGTAAAAGGGCACCCTGATCACCTGAAATCGACAGCACAAGAGTCGCTGACTAGGTTTCTCTTCAGCAGTCTCTTCAGACCAAGATCACCATGA
- the LOC112874515 gene encoding ACT domain-containing protein ACR4-like isoform X1, whose translation MAAFADGDPSSSSSCSSWDSDDEYQKFIQKMNPPRVTIDNASCANATIIHVDSANKYGILLEVVQVLTDLKLIVRKAYISSDGGWFMDVFNVTNQSGQKIMDESVLEGIKDYIYKSIAPGSCFLPSRRRAIGVEPSSDYTLIELTGTDRPGLLSEVSAVLTNLDCNVVNAEVWTHNERAAAVIQITDRKTGLAIPDAERLGRIKERLRNVFKGRSRDAKTTVAMGITHTERRLHQMMLEDRDYERYDKDRANANPMPMVSVVNWLQKDYSVVTMRCKDRSKLLFDTVCTLTDMQYVVYHGSVDTEGPQAYQEYYIRHIDGSPVNSEAERKRIIQCLEAAIERRVSEGLKLELSTGDRVGLLSDVTRIFRENGLTVTRAEVSTRGNKAINTFYVRDTAGSLVELKTLEAIRQDIGQTVLQVKGHPDHLKSTAQESLTRFLFSSLFRPRSP comes from the exons ATGG CAGCATTCGCAGATGGGGACCCGTCCTCTTCTTCGTCCTGCTCTTCGTGGGATAGTGACGATGAGTACCAGAAGTTCATCCAAAAGATGAACCCTCCTAG GGTCACGATTGACAACGCTTCATGTGCAAATGCTACAATCATTCAT GTGGATAGCGCCAACAAGTATGGGATACTGCTGGAGGTTGTGCAGGTCCTCACTGATCTCAAGCTCATTGTCAGGAAAGCATACATATCCTCTGACGGGGGATGGTTCATGGATG TGTTCAATGTGACGAATCAAAGTGGGCAGAAGATAATGGACGAATCTGTGCTGGAAGGGATAAAAGATTACATTTACAAG TCTATCGCACCTGGTTCTTGTTTTCTTCCTTCACGGAGGAGGGCCATTGGAGTCGAGCCTTCCTCTGACTACACCTTGATAGAGCTAACTGGAACTGACAGACCCGGTCTTCTCTCTGAAGTGAGCGCTGTGCTCACAAATCTGGACTGTAACGTGGTGAATGCTGAGGTGTGGACACATAACGAAAGAGCAGCAGCAGTCATCCAGATCACTGATAGGAAGACTGGGTTGGCAATTCCGGATGCAGAAAGGCTTGGCAGAATCAAGGAGCGGCTTCGTAATGTGTTCAAGGGAAGGAGTAGAGATGCCAAGACAACAGTAGCAATGGGGATAACCCACACAGAGCGGCGCCTGCACCAAATGATGCTTGAGGATCGAGATTATGAAAGGTATGATAAGGATAGGGCGAATGCCAACCCCATGCCCATGGTCTCGGTTGTTAATTGGCTTCAGAAAGATTATTCTGTGGTCACAATGCGGTGCAAGGATCGATCAAAGCTTCTCTTCGACACAGTTTGCACTCTAACAGATATGCAATATGTGGTTTACCATGGGAGTGTGGATACTGAGGGCCCTCAAGCTTACCAG gagtATTATATTAGGCACATTGATGGATCAcctgtcaattcagaggctgaGAGAAAACGAATCATCCAATGTCTTGAAGCAGCTATAGAACGGAGAGTATCCGAG GGACTGAAGTTAGAGTTGTCAACAGGCGACAGAGTGGGTCTGTTATCAGATGTAACACGCATTTTCCGTGAGAACGGCTTGACAGTCACAAGGGCAGAAGTTTCAACTAGGGGTAACAAGGCTATCAATACTTTTTATGTCCGTGACACAGCAGGGAGCTTGGTTGAGCTGAAGACGCTAGAAGCAATAAGGCAGGATATAGGGCAGACCGTGCTTCAAGTAAAAGGGCACCCTGATCACCTGAAATCGACAGCACAAGAGTCGCTGACTAGGTTTCTCTTCAGCAGTCTCTTCAGACCAAGATCACCATGA
- the LOC112874517 gene encoding nuclear transcription factor Y subunit B-8-like yields MPDSDNDSGGPSNAGGELSSPREQDRFLPIANVSRIMKKALPANAKISKDAKETVQECVSEFISFITGEASDKCQREKRKTINGDDLLWAMTTLGFEDYVEPLKHYLHKFREIEGERAAASSGASGSAAAQQQGDVARGAANAGGYAGYGAPGAGGMMMMMGQPMYGSPQQQQQQPPPQQQQHQQHHHMAMGGRGGYGHQGGGGGGGSSSSSGLGRQDRA; encoded by the coding sequence ATGCCGGACTCGGACAACGACTCCGGCGGCCCGAgcaacgccggcggcgagctttcGTCGCCGCGGGAGCAGGACCGGTTCCTCCCCATCGCGAACGTGAGCCGGATCATGAAGAAGGCGCTCCCCGCGAACGCCAAGATCAGCAAGGACGCCAAGGAGACGGTGCAGGAGTGCGTCTCCGAGTTCATCTCCTTCATCACCGGCGAGGCCTCCGACAAGTGCCAGCGCGAGAAGCGCAAGACCATCAACGGCGACGACCTGCTCTGGGCCATGACCACGCTCGGCTTCGAGGACTACGTCGAGCCGCTCAAGCACTACCTCCACAAGTTCCGCGAGATCGAGGGCGAGagggccgccgcctcctcgggCGCCTCGGGCTCCGCAGCCGCGCAGCAGCAGGGCGACGTGGCGAGGGGAGCTGCCAATGCCGGCGGGTACGCCGGGTACGGcgcgcccggcgccggcggcatgatgatgatgatggggCAGCCCATGTACGGctcgccgcagcagcagcaacagcaaccgccgccacagcagcagcagcaccaacAGCATCATCACATGGCAATGGGAGGCAGAGGGGGTTACGGCCAtcaaggaggcggcggtggcggtggctcgtcgtcgtcgtcggggcTTGGCCGGCAAGACAGGGCGTGA
- the LOC112874513 gene encoding uncharacterized protein LOC112874513 isoform X2, with protein MDSQDGAGENRSKVNDLRERILQLTGHGCHEEEEILQADLLEKLNRCKRDTLIELCRSFGVIGSRANRKEELVSFLMEFVKDQCSDIDGAYSDKKIKKRRRMKEEESLSTGKPSKKNKQDGQEDADGKNGGEDRAKYSDCDLMDNRYIYADNKKGKFPKEQTNLEPSERINGCVSEHFDGVSHSEVPNPTYEQAMITTPSKKLVTIADGDSTDVKAFKNNSSITKKKGTPKEDRKVKSCGKQESKGDTKPRKHAMKPSKEELREAVFLILDTADFATMTFGDVVKEVDRYFGKDLFERKPLIRSLIEEELFRLTEEAEKKELEEEELAEAKARAEQAAKEMSQVQTVESGIEKQNLLQASPDGKTKDSSKNTNDSTNDKGVNGGASVDSAIKRNSSDAAEDLQDYKADADTQNENVRDELMKDGKGEMVAPIANSDSAVQDSSPSNYEDETMKNSNVQILEDSKNGKVEGASNGENNDTEASRNEEGRSGDVGSNADAVNGCEAEESNNRGNDEHAEHTEDGKAQEAHNTENSINVEIHGDKDGKAKEEDINAEQSQADAGSNGKAEDDEHNANTKGDVDSGKNRAAEKGKTDDDVKGNSDGDS; from the exons ATGGACAGCCAAGACGGCGCCGGCGAGAATCGATCCAAG GTAAATGACTTGAGAGAGCGAATTCTCCAACTCACTGGGCATGGTTGTCATGAAGAAGAG GAAATATTACAAGCGGATCTACTGGAGAAGCTCAACAGATGTAAAAGGGATACACTAATCGAACTATGCCGTTCATTTGGTGTCATTGGCTCACGAGCTAATAGGAAG GAGGAACTGGTGTCATTTCTGATGGAATTCGTGAAGGACCAATGTTCTGACATCGATGGCGCATACTCTGATAAG AAAATCAAGAAAAGAAGGCGTATGAAAGAAGAAGAAAGTTTGTCTACTGGTAAACCTTCAAAG AAAAATAAACAAGACGGTCAAGAAGATGCTGATGGGAAGAATGGTGGGGAGGATAGAGCAAAATATTCTGACTGTGACTTGATGGATAACAGATACATATATGCTGATAATAAGAAAGGAAAATTCCCCAAGGAACAAACCAACCTTGAGCCTTCTGAGAGGATAAATGGCTGTGTTTCGGAACATTTTGATGGAGTGTCTCACAGTGAAGTGCCAAATCCTACATATGAGCAAGCAATGATTACCACACCATCTAAAAAGTTGGTAACAATTGCTGACGGTGATAGTACTGATGTGAaggcttttaaaaataattcTTCTATTACCAAGAAAAAAGGAACTCCCAAGGAAGATCGCAAAGTCAAATCTTGTG GTAAACAGGAGTCTAAAGGAGACACAAAACCACGAAAACATGCAATGAAACCAAGTAAGGAAGAGCTGAGAGAAGCTGTCTTTCTTATCTTGGATACCGCAGACTTTGCCACG ATGACTTTTGGAGATGTTGTAAAAGAAGTTG ACAGATACTTTGGAAAGGATCTGTTTGAGAGAAAGCCACTAATAAGGTCCCTTATAGAAGAGGAGCTCTTTAGGCTAACGGAGGAGGCAGAGAAGAAGGAATTGGAAGAGGAGGAACTAGCAGAAGCAAAGGCTAGAGCTGAGCAAGCTGCCAAGGAAATGTCACAGGTTCAAACAGTTGAATCAGGTATTGAGAAGCAAAATTTACTTCAAGCCAGTCCAGATGGTAAAACTAAAGACAGCTCAAAGAACACAAATGACAGTACTAATGATAAAGGGGTCAATGGTGGGGCTTCTGTGGATTCTGCTATTAAGAGAAACAGCAGTGATGCTGCTGAAGATTTACAAGACTACAAAGCCGATGCTGATACACAGAATGAAAACGTCCGTGATGAATTAATGAAGGATGGCAAGGGTGAAATGGTTGCACCCATAGCAAACAGTGATAGTGCCGTGCAAGATTCAAGCCCAAGCAATTACGAAGATGAGACCATGAAGAACAGCAATGTTCAAATCCTAGAAGATTCTAAAAATGGAAAAGTGGAAGGGGCTAGTAATGGAGAAAATAATGACACTGAAGCTAGTAGAAATGAAGAAGGCAGGAGTGGGGATGTTGGCAGCAATGCAGATGCTGTCAATGGATGTGAAGCTGAGGAGTCTAACAATCGTGGAAATGATGAACATGCAGAACACACAGAAGATGGCAAAGCTCAGGAAGCTCACAACACTGAGAACAGCATAAATGTAGAAATCCATGGTGATAAAGATGGCAAAGCAAAAGAGGAGGATATAAATGCAGAACAAAGTCAAGCAGATGCTGGCAGCAATGGTAAAGCTGAAGATGATGAGCACAATGCAAACACCAAAGGTGACGTCGATTCTGGAAAGAATCGTGCTGCTGAGAAGGGAAAGACTGATGATGATGTGAAAGGCAACAGCGACGGTGACAGCTGA
- the LOC112874513 gene encoding uncharacterized protein LOC112874513 isoform X1, producing MDSQDGAGENRSKVASETKLIKQPTWVFVEKESVNDLRERILQLTGHGCHEEEEILQADLLEKLNRCKRDTLIELCRSFGVIGSRANRKEELVSFLMEFVKDQCSDIDGAYSDKKIKKRRRMKEEESLSTGKPSKKNKQDGQEDADGKNGGEDRAKYSDCDLMDNRYIYADNKKGKFPKEQTNLEPSERINGCVSEHFDGVSHSEVPNPTYEQAMITTPSKKLVTIADGDSTDVKAFKNNSSITKKKGTPKEDRKVKSCGKQESKGDTKPRKHAMKPSKEELREAVFLILDTADFATMTFGDVVKEVDRYFGKDLFERKPLIRSLIEEELFRLTEEAEKKELEEEELAEAKARAEQAAKEMSQVQTVESGIEKQNLLQASPDGKTKDSSKNTNDSTNDKGVNGGASVDSAIKRNSSDAAEDLQDYKADADTQNENVRDELMKDGKGEMVAPIANSDSAVQDSSPSNYEDETMKNSNVQILEDSKNGKVEGASNGENNDTEASRNEEGRSGDVGSNADAVNGCEAEESNNRGNDEHAEHTEDGKAQEAHNTENSINVEIHGDKDGKAKEEDINAEQSQADAGSNGKAEDDEHNANTKGDVDSGKNRAAEKGKTDDDVKGNSDGDS from the exons ATGGACAGCCAAGACGGCGCCGGCGAGAATCGATCCAAG GTGGCTTCGGAAACTAAGTTGATTAAGCAGCCTACTTGGGTCTTCGTTGAGAAAGAATCG GTAAATGACTTGAGAGAGCGAATTCTCCAACTCACTGGGCATGGTTGTCATGAAGAAGAG GAAATATTACAAGCGGATCTACTGGAGAAGCTCAACAGATGTAAAAGGGATACACTAATCGAACTATGCCGTTCATTTGGTGTCATTGGCTCACGAGCTAATAGGAAG GAGGAACTGGTGTCATTTCTGATGGAATTCGTGAAGGACCAATGTTCTGACATCGATGGCGCATACTCTGATAAG AAAATCAAGAAAAGAAGGCGTATGAAAGAAGAAGAAAGTTTGTCTACTGGTAAACCTTCAAAG AAAAATAAACAAGACGGTCAAGAAGATGCTGATGGGAAGAATGGTGGGGAGGATAGAGCAAAATATTCTGACTGTGACTTGATGGATAACAGATACATATATGCTGATAATAAGAAAGGAAAATTCCCCAAGGAACAAACCAACCTTGAGCCTTCTGAGAGGATAAATGGCTGTGTTTCGGAACATTTTGATGGAGTGTCTCACAGTGAAGTGCCAAATCCTACATATGAGCAAGCAATGATTACCACACCATCTAAAAAGTTGGTAACAATTGCTGACGGTGATAGTACTGATGTGAaggcttttaaaaataattcTTCTATTACCAAGAAAAAAGGAACTCCCAAGGAAGATCGCAAAGTCAAATCTTGTG GTAAACAGGAGTCTAAAGGAGACACAAAACCACGAAAACATGCAATGAAACCAAGTAAGGAAGAGCTGAGAGAAGCTGTCTTTCTTATCTTGGATACCGCAGACTTTGCCACG ATGACTTTTGGAGATGTTGTAAAAGAAGTTG ACAGATACTTTGGAAAGGATCTGTTTGAGAGAAAGCCACTAATAAGGTCCCTTATAGAAGAGGAGCTCTTTAGGCTAACGGAGGAGGCAGAGAAGAAGGAATTGGAAGAGGAGGAACTAGCAGAAGCAAAGGCTAGAGCTGAGCAAGCTGCCAAGGAAATGTCACAGGTTCAAACAGTTGAATCAGGTATTGAGAAGCAAAATTTACTTCAAGCCAGTCCAGATGGTAAAACTAAAGACAGCTCAAAGAACACAAATGACAGTACTAATGATAAAGGGGTCAATGGTGGGGCTTCTGTGGATTCTGCTATTAAGAGAAACAGCAGTGATGCTGCTGAAGATTTACAAGACTACAAAGCCGATGCTGATACACAGAATGAAAACGTCCGTGATGAATTAATGAAGGATGGCAAGGGTGAAATGGTTGCACCCATAGCAAACAGTGATAGTGCCGTGCAAGATTCAAGCCCAAGCAATTACGAAGATGAGACCATGAAGAACAGCAATGTTCAAATCCTAGAAGATTCTAAAAATGGAAAAGTGGAAGGGGCTAGTAATGGAGAAAATAATGACACTGAAGCTAGTAGAAATGAAGAAGGCAGGAGTGGGGATGTTGGCAGCAATGCAGATGCTGTCAATGGATGTGAAGCTGAGGAGTCTAACAATCGTGGAAATGATGAACATGCAGAACACACAGAAGATGGCAAAGCTCAGGAAGCTCACAACACTGAGAACAGCATAAATGTAGAAATCCATGGTGATAAAGATGGCAAAGCAAAAGAGGAGGATATAAATGCAGAACAAAGTCAAGCAGATGCTGGCAGCAATGGTAAAGCTGAAGATGATGAGCACAATGCAAACACCAAAGGTGACGTCGATTCTGGAAAGAATCGTGCTGCTGAGAAGGGAAAGACTGATGATGATGTGAAAGGCAACAGCGACGGTGACAGCTGA